In the Daphnia pulicaria isolate SC F1-1A chromosome 2, SC_F0-13Bv2, whole genome shotgun sequence genome, one interval contains:
- the LOC124326090 gene encoding probable G-protein coupled receptor Mth-like 1 isoform X2, whose amino-acid sequence MSERMASHLMVLFVCLFCCWININGVAGHNESDAVQVYQKTPLTKCCRDGEFYRPGLDRCLYRTHDPDDVVSGIPVLYAVEEEETFLVGVEEFHLSHKLAACRIGKMATSTMEFQVFVDGSLKVRDALVLTPGQFCVNEIPSTDPNNPEFVARYCVADPCMEDKTKCLRKCCPQGLAVDSATHSCRAHQTPFNVSQLTRKHGGPVSDDGKDSLTVHAGFGFKCHNEDIVLVDNFLINSDGLMQPNRHFYHFDQSADRPTDKYCIDNFVEGNDTKILGLRCFSAMTEIPESLMKAATVYPYLLFLSVLFLSATVMVYVLLPPLRDANGIMIMSYVSSMAIYYTGLGIIQIVPDMPKTVCASLPVLVHFACLATFAWLNVLCFDLWWDIRTSMNADEDQSQRSESGRSKSRRLVFYSIYGWGVPFTINIVGQVLETIQVLPENIVTPNFEQSQCWFLITIMLLGNAIIVIMIVFALCKISRYSEEPTNTILPNLTGVRVSMGLFLLMVALWMTDSISLLTEQSLMTWVIADVVNLVTGLTIFVIFACRKRVWYLLRKKWPTCCFLGRRRRASRRPMFPNKSHTPELPSMPSLCDNNGSRFIIYNSKIFRQSELAGEFSSNSQGDLPSGYHSNSDNNQDLEEDIEIDVDLWNVDLDAIQVDRTATTTAGSRPVDEREHVIV is encoded by the exons GAGTTCTACAGACCGGGACTGGATAGGTGCTTGTATCGAACTCATGATCCCGATGACGTCGTGTCCGGCATCCCTGTGCTCTACGCCGTCGAAGAGGAGGAAACCTTCCTGGTGGGTGTGGAGGAGTTCCATTTGAGCCACAAATTGGCTGCCTGCCGCATAGGCAAAATGGCCACCAGCACCATGGAATTCCAAGTGTTTGTCGATGGCTCGTTGAAAGTGCGAGACGCTCTCGTTCTGACGCCCGGTCAATTTTGTGTCAACGAAATCCCGTCGACTGATCCCAACAATCCGGAATTTGTCGCCCGTTATTGCGTCGCCGATCCTTGTATGGAGGACAAGACCAAATGCCTGCGCAAGTGTTGCCCGCAGGGCTTGGCCGTCGACAGTGCGACCCACTCTTGCCGGGCTCATCAGACCCCGTTCAACGTGTCCCAACTGACCAGGAAACACGGAGGACCCGTCAGCGACGACGGCAAGGATTCGCTGACGGTTCACGCCGGATTCGGATTCAAATGCCACAACGAAGACATTGTCCTCGTCGATAATTTTCTCATCAACTCGGATGGTTTGATGCAACCAAATCGCCATTTTTACCATTTCGATCAGTCCGCCGATCGCCCAACTGACAAATACTGCATCGATAATTTTGTCGAAGGAAATGACACT AAAATTTTGGGATTAAGGTGTTTCTCAGCCATGACAGAGATTCCGGAGAGTCTCATGAAGGCGGCCACTGTTTATCCTTACTTGTTGTTCTTGTCCGTGTTATTCCTTTCGGCCACCGTGATGGTTTACGTGCTGCTCCCGCCATTGCGCGATGCCAACGGGATCATGATCATGTCTTACGTCAGTTCAATGGCCATCTACTACACTGGACTGGGAATTATTCAGATCGTGCCGGATATGCCGAAAACTGTTTGCGCTTCGTTAC CCGTGCTGGTCCATTTCGCTTGTCTGGCCACTTTCGCCTGGCTCAACGTTTTATGTTTTGATCTTTGGTGGGATATCag aaCTTCAATGAACGCAGACGAAGATCAGAGCCAGCGGAGTGAATCGGGTCGTTCCAAAAGTCGTCGTCTAGTGTTTTACTCCATTTATGGCTGGGGTGTACCGTTCACCATCAACATTGTCGGTCAAGTGCTGGAGACGATCCAAGTTTTACCGGAAAACATCGTCACCCCCAATTTCGAGCAATCGCAATGCTGGTTTCTAA TAACCATAATGCTGTTGGGTAACgccatcatcgtcatcatgATTGTCTTCGCCCTGTGCAAAATCAGCAGATACAGCGAGGAACCCACCAACACCATCCTCCCAAATCTAACGGG AGTTCGAGTTTCCATGGGCTTGTTCTTGCTGATGGTCGCCCTGTGGATGACAGACTCGATTTCTCTGCTGACCGAGCAATCTTTAATGACTTGGGTGATTGCCGACGTCGTCAACCTGGTAACGGGACTCACcatcttcgtcatcttcgCCTGCAGGAAACGAGTCTGGTATTTGCTGAGGAAAAAGTGGCCCACTTGCTGTTTTTTGGGTCGACGTAGACGCGCTAGTCGGCGTCCAATGTTTCCTAATAAATCTCACACGCCCGAGTTGCCTTCGATGCCTTCCTTGTGCGACAACAACGGATCGCGTTTCATCATCTACAATTCGAAAATCTTTCGCCAATCGGAGCTGGCTGGTGAGTTCTCGTCTAATTCGCAGGGCGATCTGCCGTCTGGTTACCATTCCAACTCGGATAACAATCAGGACTTGGAAGAGGATATTGAAATCGATGTCGACTTGTGGAATGTCGACCTCGACGCTATTCAGGTGGACAGGACGGCGACGACGACAGCTGGGAGTCGACCGGTGGACGAGCGAGAACACGTCATCGTGTAA
- the LOC124326090 gene encoding probable G-protein coupled receptor Mth-like 1 isoform X1 — translation MSERMASHLMVLFVCLFCCWININGVAGHNESDAVQVYQKTPLTKCCRDGEFYRPGLDRCLYRTHDPDDVVSGIPVLYAVEEEETFLVGVEEFHLSHKLAACRIGKMATSTMEFQVFVDGSLKVRDALVLTPGQFCVNEIPSTDPNNPEFVARYCVADPCMEDKTKCLRKCCPQGLAVDSATHSCRAHQTPFNVSQLTRKHGGPVSDDGKDSLTVHAGFGFKCHNEDIVLVDNFLINSDGLMQPNRHFYHFDQSADRPTDKYCIDNFVEGNDTKILGLRCFSAMTEIPESLMKAATVYPYLLFLSVLFLSATVMVYVLLPPLRDANGIMIMSYVSSMAIYYTGLGIIQIVPDMPKTVCASLPVLVHFACLATFAWLNVLCFDLWWDIRTSMNADEDQSQRSESGRSKSRRLVFYSIYGWGVPFTINIVGQVLETIQVLPENIVTPNFEQSQCWFLIENRPPLFAYLYGPVTIMLLGNAIIVIMIVFALCKISRYSEEPTNTILPNLTGVRVSMGLFLLMVALWMTDSISLLTEQSLMTWVIADVVNLVTGLTIFVIFACRKRVWYLLRKKWPTCCFLGRRRRASRRPMFPNKSHTPELPSMPSLCDNNGSRFIIYNSKIFRQSELAGEFSSNSQGDLPSGYHSNSDNNQDLEEDIEIDVDLWNVDLDAIQVDRTATTTAGSRPVDEREHVIV, via the exons GAGTTCTACAGACCGGGACTGGATAGGTGCTTGTATCGAACTCATGATCCCGATGACGTCGTGTCCGGCATCCCTGTGCTCTACGCCGTCGAAGAGGAGGAAACCTTCCTGGTGGGTGTGGAGGAGTTCCATTTGAGCCACAAATTGGCTGCCTGCCGCATAGGCAAAATGGCCACCAGCACCATGGAATTCCAAGTGTTTGTCGATGGCTCGTTGAAAGTGCGAGACGCTCTCGTTCTGACGCCCGGTCAATTTTGTGTCAACGAAATCCCGTCGACTGATCCCAACAATCCGGAATTTGTCGCCCGTTATTGCGTCGCCGATCCTTGTATGGAGGACAAGACCAAATGCCTGCGCAAGTGTTGCCCGCAGGGCTTGGCCGTCGACAGTGCGACCCACTCTTGCCGGGCTCATCAGACCCCGTTCAACGTGTCCCAACTGACCAGGAAACACGGAGGACCCGTCAGCGACGACGGCAAGGATTCGCTGACGGTTCACGCCGGATTCGGATTCAAATGCCACAACGAAGACATTGTCCTCGTCGATAATTTTCTCATCAACTCGGATGGTTTGATGCAACCAAATCGCCATTTTTACCATTTCGATCAGTCCGCCGATCGCCCAACTGACAAATACTGCATCGATAATTTTGTCGAAGGAAATGACACT AAAATTTTGGGATTAAGGTGTTTCTCAGCCATGACAGAGATTCCGGAGAGTCTCATGAAGGCGGCCACTGTTTATCCTTACTTGTTGTTCTTGTCCGTGTTATTCCTTTCGGCCACCGTGATGGTTTACGTGCTGCTCCCGCCATTGCGCGATGCCAACGGGATCATGATCATGTCTTACGTCAGTTCAATGGCCATCTACTACACTGGACTGGGAATTATTCAGATCGTGCCGGATATGCCGAAAACTGTTTGCGCTTCGTTAC CCGTGCTGGTCCATTTCGCTTGTCTGGCCACTTTCGCCTGGCTCAACGTTTTATGTTTTGATCTTTGGTGGGATATCag aaCTTCAATGAACGCAGACGAAGATCAGAGCCAGCGGAGTGAATCGGGTCGTTCCAAAAGTCGTCGTCTAGTGTTTTACTCCATTTATGGCTGGGGTGTACCGTTCACCATCAACATTGTCGGTCAAGTGCTGGAGACGATCCAAGTTTTACCGGAAAACATCGTCACCCCCAATTTCGAGCAATCGCAATGCTGGTTTCTAA TTGAAAACCGTCCGCCCCTCTTCGCCTACCTTTACGGACCAGTAACCATAATGCTGTTGGGTAACgccatcatcgtcatcatgATTGTCTTCGCCCTGTGCAAAATCAGCAGATACAGCGAGGAACCCACCAACACCATCCTCCCAAATCTAACGGG AGTTCGAGTTTCCATGGGCTTGTTCTTGCTGATGGTCGCCCTGTGGATGACAGACTCGATTTCTCTGCTGACCGAGCAATCTTTAATGACTTGGGTGATTGCCGACGTCGTCAACCTGGTAACGGGACTCACcatcttcgtcatcttcgCCTGCAGGAAACGAGTCTGGTATTTGCTGAGGAAAAAGTGGCCCACTTGCTGTTTTTTGGGTCGACGTAGACGCGCTAGTCGGCGTCCAATGTTTCCTAATAAATCTCACACGCCCGAGTTGCCTTCGATGCCTTCCTTGTGCGACAACAACGGATCGCGTTTCATCATCTACAATTCGAAAATCTTTCGCCAATCGGAGCTGGCTGGTGAGTTCTCGTCTAATTCGCAGGGCGATCTGCCGTCTGGTTACCATTCCAACTCGGATAACAATCAGGACTTGGAAGAGGATATTGAAATCGATGTCGACTTGTGGAATGTCGACCTCGACGCTATTCAGGTGGACAGGACGGCGACGACGACAGCTGGGAGTCGACCGGTGGACGAGCGAGAACACGTCATCGTGTAA
- the LOC124326552 gene encoding uncharacterized protein LOC124326552, with product MKLSIFSFHLFVIASFLLSPINGLPQTLDVTDHSDDVVNDSDAIAVVESRSNSMNPVNVTRSSSVDSYVAEEYWATGLSTNANVKRFKAIRAGLLLNLNESIRDLTESIKKNDFKEAEYYLRKMGDKWNRIESLQKTIMQLIPDDDLDMLVEESKLFEDNRDTVDRQREMATQFLLKVVRSDLSRMFAIYN from the exons ATGAAGTTGTCCATTTTCTCGTTTCACTTGTTCGTCATCGCTTCCTTCCTCCTATCTCCAATCAACGGCCTACCGCAAACGCT AGATGTAACAGACCATTCGGACGATGTTGTCAACGACTCTGATGCCATCGCTGTTGTAGAAAGTCGGTCTAATTCGATGAATCCAGTGAATGTCACTCGAAGTTCATCAGTCGACTCTTATGTTGCGGAAGAATACTGGGCGACCGGGCTCTCGACCAACGCCAACGTCAAGCGTTTCAAAGCCATCCGTGCCGGTCTGTTGTTGAACTTGAACGAGAGCATTCGGGACCTGACGGAATCCATCAAGAAAAACGACTTCAAGGAAGCGGAATACTATTTGAGAAAGATGGGCGACAAGTGGAACAGGATAGAGAGCCTCCAGAAGACCATCATGCAGTTGATTCCGGATGACGACCTTGACATGTTGGTGGAAGAGTCGAAATTATTCGAAGACAACCGCGACACCGTCGATCGACAACGTGAAATGGCCACCCAATTTCTACTGAAAGTTGTCCGCTCAGACCTTAGCCGAATGTTTGCAATctacaattaa